A region of Prochlorococcus marinus subsp. pastoris str. CCMP1986 DNA encodes the following proteins:
- a CDS encoding urease accessory protein UreF: MKKNHLVKYLLISPSLPVGGFCYSEGLESYLKIKNLEEPDHIRNLITNELKIGQIRIEAKCLIEFFDIFVELKIANNINKNRRRLLSLDKWLLSFRDTVEIRDQQTQMAKSLFELTKEFGFEYLYEKNKNISWSLAWSWACFSFQINKLEMIENFIYAWTANQLSAAIRLIPMGSIKAQTIQLELLDLISEVSQEIVDSNINDLYVGNISLSMAQQNHNDLYTKLFRN, encoded by the coding sequence ATGAAAAAAAATCACTTAGTTAAGTATTTATTAATTAGTCCAAGTTTACCTGTAGGAGGTTTTTGTTATTCTGAGGGATTAGAGAGTTATTTGAAAATTAAGAATTTAGAAGAACCAGACCACATAAGGAATTTAATAACAAATGAATTAAAAATTGGGCAAATTAGAATTGAAGCAAAATGTTTAATAGAATTTTTTGATATTTTTGTAGAATTAAAAATTGCTAATAATATAAATAAAAACAGAAGAAGATTATTGAGTTTAGATAAATGGCTATTGTCTTTTAGAGATACTGTTGAGATAAGAGATCAACAAACTCAAATGGCTAAATCACTTTTTGAATTGACTAAAGAATTTGGATTTGAATATTTATATGAAAAAAATAAAAATATCTCTTGGTCTTTGGCATGGAGTTGGGCTTGCTTCTCTTTTCAAATAAATAAATTAGAAATGATCGAAAATTTTATATATGCATGGACTGCGAATCAACTTAGTGCTGCAATAAGACTTATACCCATGGGTTCAATAAAAGCACAAACTATTCAACTTGAGTTGTTGGATTTAATCTCAGAAGTTTCCCAAGAAATTGTAGACAGTAATATCAATGATCTTTATGTTGGGAATATAAGCTTATCTATGGCTCAACAAAACCATAATGATTTATATACAAAACTTTTTAGAAATTAA